The following proteins are encoded in a genomic region of Populus trichocarpa isolate Nisqually-1 chromosome 13, P.trichocarpa_v4.1, whole genome shotgun sequence:
- the LOC7489700 gene encoding uncharacterized protein LOC7489700 — protein MSVTAGVSDTALAVRDKLRGKIGQTKVKRYWPGKAPEWADDADEDGDIRMARAAALDKAFPIRDDSYDVAASKDDPRLRRLAESRIDNRDEVRADHRRIRQAEIISTEEEEMRRQEWADMEEEDEDALEERRRRIKEKLRHREQEEAVLLPIEEEEEVEEEEEEESEYETDSEEEMTGMAMVKPVFVPKSERDTIAERERLEAEEQALEEKVRRKLEQRKVETKQILVEEIQKEELIQKNLETEANIADVDTDDEINEAEEYEAWKVREIARIKRDREAREAMLKEREEIERVRNMTEEERREWERKNPKPAPPSKQKWRFMQKYYHKGAFFQDQPDDRAATAGTDDIFRRDFSSPTGEDRMDKSILPKVMQVKHFGRSGRTKWTHLVNEDTTDWNNPWTFNDPLRAKYNAKMAGMSAAIDKPKGSKKLKDWESR, from the exons ATGTCGGTTACAGCGGGTGTTAGTGATACAGCTTTAGCTGTTAGAGATAAACTTAGAGGTAAAATTGGACAGACCAAGGTTAAAAGGTACTGGCCTGGCAAAGCCCCTGAGTGGGCTGATGATGCTGATGAAGATGGAGATATTAGGATGGCGAGGGCTGCTGCCTTGGATAAAGCTTTTCCTATTCGTGATGATTCCTATGATGTTGCTGCGTCGAAAGATGATCCCAGGCTGCGTCGTTTGGCTGAGAGCAGGATTGATAATCGTGATGAAGTGAGGGCGGATCATAGGAGGATTCGCCAGGCTGAGATTATTTCGACGGAAGAGGAGGAGATGCGGAGGCAAGAATGGGCTGATATGGAGGAAGAGGATGAGGATGCATTGGAGGAAAGGAGGAGAAGGATTAAGGAGAAGTTGCGCCATAGGGAGCAAGAGGAGGCTGTGCTTCTTCccatagaggaggaggaggaagtggaggaagaggaagaagaggagtcTGAGTACGAGACTGATTCTGAAGAGGAAATGACAGGAATGGCTATGGTGAAGCCTGTTTTTGTGCCCAAGTCGGAAAGAGATACTATAGCTGAGCGTGAGCGGCTTGAGGCTGAAGAACAAGCTCTTGAGGAAAAGGTGAGGAGGAAATTGGAGCAGAGGAAGGTGGAGACGAAGCAAATATTGGTTGAGGAGATACAGAAAGAGGAGTTGATTCAGAAGAATCTGGAGACGGAGGCAAATATTGCTGATGTGGATactgatgatgaaattaatgagGCAGAGGAGTACGAGGCTTGGAAGGTCAGAGAAATTGCAAGGATTAAAAGGGATAGAGAGGCCCGTGAGGCAATgttgaaggagagagaagagatTGAGAGGGTGAGGAATATGACCGAGGAAGAGAGGAGAGAGTGGGAGAGGAAGAATCCAAAACCTGCTCCACCATCGAAGCAGAAGTGGAGGTTTATGCAGAAATATTACCACAAGGGTGCTTTCTTCCAGGATCAGCCTGATGACCGGGCAGCAACTGCCGGAACAGATGACATTTTCAGACGTGATTTCTCATCTCCGACTGGAGAAGATAGGATGGATAAATCCATATTGCCCAAGGTTATGCAAGTCAAACACTTTGGTCGCAGTGGACGAACGAAATGGACCCATCTTGTCAATGAGGATACGACTGATTGGAACAATCC GTGGACATTCAATGATCCTCTGCGGGCAAAGTACAATGCAAAAATGGCTGGAATGAGTGCTGCTATAGATAAACCCAAAGGAAGCAAAAAGTTGAAGGATTGGGAATCCCGGTAA
- the LOC7482381 gene encoding F-box protein At5g07610 has product MRNPKGKLEICWSAEIIASNLDLLTEILLWAPAKSLLKFKCVSKRWHSLISDPKFCISHARCQRMLNRTADALMLSNGYKSTPEFHLVPLKHSTKVPFFDYFNVSEVTIIHSCNGLLLCCCKLMLDKPKFVKTTQMKNDGRYEFRYFVCNPTTKEFKILSPPKPAYLSLSLAFDPLISPYYKVVCICKGNSSKQNFQIDVYSSETESWSLLPILFEMPLGMTYSNGVFLDGSVHWYSYAETSLYFHIDSQSVKKMPMPFMFSWEGMDWDIMYFGESRGHMHLVLTKNRSSLEFDVFEMEFEYTGWSLSYHVNLQSMRMMFPELTWNFMNKHAVFSVLSIIQGEKDEEKKVVIFVDGRAMSYNLCDGTSIKICDLKPRPGRSDIARVPWRYEGCQAHPYFQSLVSV; this is encoded by the coding sequence ATGAGGAACCCCAAAGGGAAATTGGAAATTTGTTGGTCAGCAGAAATAATAGCCAGCAACCTGGACCTCTTAACTGAAATCCTTCTGTGGGCACCTGCAAAATCTCTCCTGAAATTCAAGTGCGTATCAAAACGATGGCACTCTTTGATTTCTGACCCCAAATTCTGCATTAGCCACGCCCGCTGTCAACGGATGCTAAACCGTACAGCCGATGCTCTCATGCTCAGCAATGGCTATAAATCCACTCCTGAATTCCATCTTGTCCCTCTCAAACACTCCACTAAAGTCCCATTCttcgattattttaatgtttctgaGGTCACAATAATACATTCTTGCAATGGCTTGCTTCTTTGCTGTTGTAAATTGATGTTGGATAAACCCAAATTTGTAAAGACGACACaaatgaaaaatgatggtcGTTATGAGTTCAGATATTTTGTTTGTAATCCCACTACTAAGGAATTCAAGATACTCTCTCCTCCAAAACCTGCATATTTGTCGCTGAGCTTGGCGTTTGATCCTTTGATATCACCTTACTACAAGGTTGTTTGTATTTGCAAAGGGAATTCATCGaagcaaaattttcaaatagATGTTTATTCATCAGAGACTGAATCATGGAGTCTACTTCCTATCCTTTTCGAAATGCCATTGGGAATGACTTATTCTAATGGAGTATTTTTGGATGGTTCTGTTCATTGGTACAGCTATGCAGAGACCTCACTGTATTTTCACATTGATAGTCAGTCCGTTAAGAAAATGCCGATGCCTTTTATGTTTTCATGGGAAGGTATGGATTGGGATATTATGTACTTTGGGGAATCCCGAGGTCATATGCATTTGGTACTGACCAAGAACCGTTCCTCTTTAGAATTTGATGTTTTCGAGATGGAATTCGAATATACAGGATGGTCTTTAAGTTACCATGTAAATCTGCAATCTATGAGAATGATGTTTCCTGAACTAACATGGAACTTCATGAACAAGCATGCTGTGTTTTCAGTATTGAGTATTATTCAGGGCGAAAAGGATGAGGAGAAGAAGGTTGTGATATTTGTGGACGGTAGAGCTATGTCCTATAATCTTTGTGATGGGACATCAATCAAGATCTGTGATTTAAAACCAAGACCTGGGCGTTCGGATATTGCTAGAGTACCATGGCGTTATGAAGGATGTCAAGCCCATCCATACTTCCAGTCCCTCGTTTCTGTTTGA